The genome window CCCTCCAACCACGTTTCCCAATATGGCTACTTTTGTCTGATTCTACCTCAACCGTCCAGAGCAAGATCACCTCTTTGCTCCCAGTATTTAGCCAGCATGTCTGTCAGATGATGGTTTGCTTCTAGCTCCTCCCTTGACCCCACGATCTGAACACGGAGTACCCACAGTCCTGCCCCCTCTTCCCCAGTTCTGCTGCTGCAGCCCATTGAAGGCGATGACATGGACCACAAGACCTTAAAGATCACTGACTTCGGCCTGGCCCGGGAGTGGCACAAAACCACACAAATGAGTGCAGCAGGCACCTACGCCTGGATGGCTCCTGAAGTTATCAAGGCCTCCACCTTCTCTAAGGGCAGCGATGTCTGGAGGTGAGGCCTGGCTGCAGCCTGGACAAGGCCATCTGTGGGGCTGAGGAGGGCCAAGGGGGGTATGGAAATCGAGGGCTGGGCAGAAAGGCAGACCCCTGGGGGAGGGAACTCAAATCATTTGGCTCCTCATTGCTTTGGGGTGAAATGGCATTGAGTAAGTAGAGGAGCGAACACAGACCCTTTGTCTTGCCCACAGTTTTGGGGTGCTGCTGTGGGAGCTGCTGACTGGGGAGGTGCCCTACCGTGGTATCGACTGCCTTGCTGTAGCCTATGGAGTAGCCGTCAACAAGCTTACGCTGCCCATCCCATCCACCTGCCCTGAGCCCTTCGCTCAGCTCATGGCAGGTAAGGGGactggagggggagaggcagagctcCTTGGCACAAGACACATCCCCCCACAGACCCCTTCTCACTCTGTGCCCCCTCCGCTCCGTGTCCCCAGACTGCTGGGCGCAGGACCCCCACCGCAGGCCCGACTTTGCCTCCATCCTGCAGCAGCTGGAGGCGCTGGAGGCGCAAGTCCTGCGGGAAATGCCGCGGGACTCCTTCCATTCCATGCAGGAAGGCTGGAAGCGCGAGATCCAAGGCCTCTTCGACGAGCTGCGGGCCAAGGAAAAGGTAGAGGTCCCgattggaaaaggaaaggaagtgccTCCCCGGTCTTCTTGGGGCAGAGTCTGTACCGGGCTGATGCCACTGCCTTCACTGTCCCTGGCACAGGAACTTCTGAGCCGCGAGGAGGAGCTGACCCGGGCTGCGCGTGAGCAGCGGTCACAGGCGGAGCAGCTGCGGCGGCGCGagcacctgctggctcagtgggagcTGGAGGTGTTCGAGCGCGAGCTGACGCTGCTGTTGCAGCAGGTGGACCGCGAGCGGCCGCACGTTCGCCGCCGCCGCGGCACCTTCAAGCGCAGCAAGCTCCGCGCGCGGGACGGCGGCGAGCGCATCAGCATGCCCCTTGGTAAGGGGCGGGGCCCAGCCATTGGCTGCGTGAGCGGAGGAGGGCGGGGTCAGGCTTGTGCTGGCCATACTGGGATTGGTCGGGGAAGTTGGTGGGTGGACCTGTGAGCCGAGGGCTGGAAGGGGTGGGGCCGGGAGCGCTGTTTTCGTGTGGGGGCGGGTTCTGGCGGAAATATTTGCATGGCGGCCGGGGAGTGGCTGCCCCCGCGGAGGGGCGGGGCTCATGAAAGTTCCGGTAAGGCCTAGGGGACTTGGCGCGTCCGCTCCCGGGAATCTCCGGCTGCGTCTGGCTTCTTCGGATGCTGGCGTCCAGGCCGTCCGCTTTTCTTACCGAGAGTCTGACGGGCCAGGAAGGCAGTGATGCGGGCCCCAGTCCCACAGCTACCGTGCCAGGCCGGGTCCCTGCACTGCCTTCGTGGCCTGGAAGCCGGCTGATGGCCCTGAGGGCTGGAATCCTGACTCTTGTTCACCACAAACCTTTCCCCTGCTTTTCCCCCAACCCCAGACTTCAAACACCGCATCACTGTGCAGGCCTCACCTGGCCTGGACCGGAGGAGAAACGTCTTCGAGGTCGGAGCTGGGGATTCGCCCACCTTCCCCCGGTTCCGGGCGATCCAGTGTAAGAAACCTCTTCTCATGCGAAACCCCTCCACGGCCCCTTCTCTTCTGTCAAACCTTATCTTAGGAGGTGGGTTCCACCcactgtctcctcctctgactgCTGGCACCCAGGCTCCCTCCGCTGTCTGACTAGGCTGGTACCTCTGAGTTCTCAGGCAGCATTCATTTTCTCTAAGTTTCATAGATGAAAAAAGCGGAAAAAAGTAACTTGCCAaatgtcacacagctaatgaggGGCAgggccagaattcaaacccagacaaGATTGCCCCAGTGAACTAACTATACCCCACCCGAGTGCTAGCCCCAGGACCCTAACCCACCCACCCTGTCTCAGTTCTCTTCAGATTCTCTGTGGCCCAAAGCCCACCCTTGGAATAGTATGGGCTCCAACCTGATCCCCCATCCTCTAAGAAGGTGTCCCTGGTGCCTGACTCTCATGATGGGGCTCCTGGCCTCAGCTCAGACTCCCTGGTTCTCCTCCTACAGTGGAACCCGCAGAACCAGGCCAGGCATGGGGCCGCCAGTCCCCCCGACGTCTGGAGGACTCAAGCAATGGAGAACGGCGAGCATGCTGGGCCTGGGGTCCCAGTTCCCCCAAGCCTGGGGAAGCCCAGAATGGGAGGTGAGTGCCTGAGTGTCCCCACCCCACCATCATCTGCCTCCCGATAGTCCTAAGATTGCTGAAGCCCGACTTCCCTCCCCAGGAGAAGGTCCCGCTTGGACGAAGCCACGTGGTACCTGGATTCAGATGACTCGTCCTCCTTGGGATCTCCTTCCACACCCCCAATGCTCAATGGTGAGTGGCTTTGTCTATCCCCAGCAGACTCTTGCTGCACCCCTGTGGGTACTATGGGGAGAACTATAAGAAATTAACTGTAGGGCCGGCCGCTCCTAGGATTCGCATCTGCACTGTAGGTCCACAGCTGAGCCAGGTGCAACCCAGGCTTCCCGGGGCCCAGAGTGAGGCCTCTTGTCCAGGCCTGGCCTGTGAGAGAGCTCGGTCCTGGCCCTGTAGCAGCAGCCGGGCTTTGGCAGGTTGcggggagggaagaaagacagGGAGTGGTACTGCCCATCTGGGACCCAAGGGAAGCTGGGTCCAGAGAGGGGACCGTGCATAGGGGAGCCGGGCAGGTGCCTGCCACACTGCGCTTCTCAGAGTCCCTTCTGGGGATCCTGTAGGTGAGAAGAGGGTAAGCAagctgagcaggggtgggggggagggaatcCAGGGCCTGCTCTCTGTGTCCGGGTCTGGGCTGTTCTCTTCTCCGTGAAGACAGCGGCAGTTACGGGCACCAGGCATTCCATCTGAGCAACAACCCAGTGAGGGACGTGctattatttttgccatttgaGAGATGAGAAAATCGGGGCTCTGAGAGGTAAAGTAACCCTACCTAGAGCCCTCAGCTTTTGAGGATCCTAAGCCTCAGGATTTGAGAGCCTTAAAAGCTTTCACCTGAAGAAAGGGCTGGGCACGTACAGAGAGGTGCAGAGAGGTTCTTTGGTTTGATGTGAGGTACCCAGCAGAGgagagatttgaacccagatttgACTCTAGAGGCAGGACCCTGGACCGTCCTCTGACACACCATTCCCCGCTCCAGAAATTGCACTGCCCCAGGCTGGCTGGACTGCAGGGACTGAAGGGAGCATTGGAAGGCCAAGGGGGAAGCTAGGATTCACCTGCTCTTGAATGTACCAAGCTAGAAGGGCCAATAGAGAACTTAAAGTCCCGTCAACCCAGGTGTTTAGGTTGAGGCTGCCCCTACCATGCTCGGCAGAGCCCTCTGGGCCTGCCCTTCCCAAGCAAGCAGGAGTAGGAACAAAAGGGCCTGAACCTCATCCTCCACAAGCTTGCCCCTTATTTGGAAGGAGCTCCCCTACCCCAGCCCAGCTGCTGGCCGAGCACTTGGTTCCCTGAGCACAAGTCCACACTCCAGTGGCCATCTTGGGTCCAGGAGAGTACATGACCTTGACCTCTCAGCCACCCACAGAGGTGGAAGGCTGGCTGAGAATCGAAGAAAACCCTGTGAGATTGCCCAGGCAAGGGCCGCACTACTGGGGAACGGGCTACAGTGAGTTGCCTGCTGGTAGAACAGTCAGCCTACACTGATGGAACAGCCCCTCTCATCCTCATGTCCCAGGGGTTCTGGTTCAGGTTCAACACGAAGTATGTTGTCCTAGAGCCACTAATGACCACATGGTGTGTCCTTGCTGTGAGGTCTCACGGAAACGATTTCATCTGCATCCATGGGTCGAAAATGGTTGTACTTATCCTAAACCCAGGGATGCCTCCTCCTCATGCTAGGAAGCTCAGAGGCAAATTCAAGGAACCCCTTCCTGAATTACCTCGAGCAAGGCACGTATCTCTTGGAAACCTCTGTTTCTCAGGCCATTGACCACAGGAATGTCTTTACACTTTCCATTTTGCAGACTGACTTCCATCTCCCTTTAACTCTGTCTCATTTTTCGTGCTGGTGTGAGACAGGTTTGTCCCCTGTTCTGCTTAATTTTATAAACGGCCCGTGCCTTCACCTGCAGAGTGGGAGCATAGCACTCAGCTTGTGTGGCTGTTGCAGGGGAGCAGGAGAACAGACTCTTCCATCAGACTATGTCAGTGCATTTTATGAGCCAGTCATCGACACGTTAGGAATCAGCCCTGCCGTGATTTGGGGGGCGGGCCTAGTCTGGCGGTCGGGGCAGCTCAGAAACAAGTGAGAGCAACAGGCAGCAGGAAGTGGCTGTGTCAGGCCTGATGAGAGCCATAAGCgctgtggtggtgggggggccttccaggaagccttctagAAGCAAGAAAAAACCTTGTTCTCCCCTAGGTGTCACCCACTCCACTTCTGACACCAGATGTGTGGTTCACAGTCAGTTCTGACAGGCTAGCCCCCAGATGAAGGGCTCTGTCCCACAAGAACCCTCCCTACCCCGCATCTCCGCCCCACCTCGGTCTCCAGTCGCCAAGTCCGGTTGTCCCCTGTGCTGCTTCTAAATCAGTGGTTCCTGTCACCTTTGATCAGTTGCTAGAATGGCTCAAAGAGCTCAGAAAAAATGcttacttactagattaccagTTAATTATAAAGGACATCGCTCGAGaacagccagagggaagagatgaGTAGGGCAAGGCATGTGGGAGGGGGCTTGGGGCTTCGGTACCCTCTCTGCGGGCGCCACTCCTAGCTCCTCCAGGTGCTGGCTGACCTGGACGCTCTCGGAACCCTTTGGCTAGGGTTTTAATGGAGCCTTCATTATGTGAATGTGATCAGTTGATTTAACCATTGGCTGTTGGTGATAGACCTCAGTCTCCAGCTCTCTAGTCCTGTGGTCTGTGCTGCCAGCAACCAGACCCTTTTCCTTATGAGCTTCCCAGAAGTGACCTCATTAACCTGAACGTAAATGTGATTAAACCCTTCCCTGGTTAGGAAGAGCAGAGATGCACCTTTTGCTTCTGTGATCCAATCCTTTAGGAAGAGCTGGGAGTTTCAGGAGTTCTGTGCCAAAAATGAGATGAAGACCCAATGTATATTTCTTGTTGTAATTAACATATCAGGGTTTCACAGAGGAGGGGACCCTTCACCTAGGTCTTAAATGGTGAATAAGGGATCACAGAAAGGCGAGGTAGAAAAGGTgtgctgggcagagggaacagtgtgTGTGCAGGCGCCAGGTTTTCCACACCCAGGGGAGAGGAAGCCCGGCTGGGACCCGGAGGGGAGTTGACAGCCTGGGAGTTACAGGTCTCAGGCAGCAGGTGAGAGCCAGGCCTTCATCCCCTGGGTCTGTGGGGCCCAGCCTAGTCCCAGCAGATGTTGGTTGAGTGAATGGGTGGGTGAAGCCAGAAAAGCTGGCGGGAGCCAGTTCAGGAAGGGCCAGAAATGAGAATGAATTTGGCCAATTTGCATTTTAGAAGGCAgggacctggggtgggggcgcGAGGATGGGTCAGAGCCTGGGTAAGGGCTGTAGCTGAGAAAAGGGAACCCGAACCGAGTTCCGGCTAGTAAAAGCTCAATTTCCCCAGCATTGCATTTCTTCCTCTGGATCCCCAGCCCCATGTCCTGCTCCAGGCCGGGCGCAAGGTGGGCAGAGTGCGAGAAGGCTTTGAAAGCCCAGCCAAGGGGCTTGGACTTTATGTTAGTGGTAATGGAGAGCCATGGCAAGTTCTAGTGCCAAAGAGGACTTAACAAAATTGGGCTTTGTGGGAGGCCATCACAGGACCAAAGGACCTACCACCACTACCTTCTTAATGTGTGGTTCCCCAGCGTCGCCCCTGGTGGTCTAGAACGGAGTCAGGTCAACCTTAGGCCCATAGGCAGGACACCAGTGTCCTGAAATCCGGAGCAGAGTCTGGGTGGGAAGCGGTGGAGAGTGAAGGCTCTGTTGCCTCCTCCTGGAGTGCGGCCATCTCCAGCCCTCCCTGGCTGTGCAGCCTTAGACACAcccttaacctttctgagcctggaACCCCTGCATGAGGATCGGATAACATATGCCCCTAAATCAGTCAGCTCGAGCCTGGCACTAAccactctgagtctcagtttcctcatttctaggAGAGGGACAGTGACACATGCCTCTTGGTGCTGTTGTGTACGTTGGAACTGGCCTGTGTGCCCCGTACAAGCTATTGATCGAGTAGGGGGAGGTGGGCAAAACGACCGGGCCTGACCAGACAAGAAGGAGGTGGACACAGGGCACAGGAGCCCTGCAGATGCCCCTGGCTGGACACTAAGGCCACCGAAGTCGGCTTGGGATTGGGGGGGGGAGTCCCCGTGGGTGGGCAGGAACTGAGTGGGGGAGTAATGGGAGTCCGGGAAGACGCTGGTGAGGAGCAGAACTCGGTCCTTGTTCCAGGGCCACTCAGGGGTCCTCGTGGCCCCTGCCCAAAGACCGCCTAATGTGTGCCCGCCCCCGCTGCCAGGTAACCCCCAGCGGCCCAGCCCGGAGCCCGAGGAGCCGCGACGAACAGGCCCGGTGGAGCGGGGCAGCGGCTCCGGGACGCCCAAGCTGATCCAGCGCGCACTGCTGCGTGGCACCGCCCTGCTCgcctccctgggcctgggccGCGACCTGCAAACTCCGCCGCCAGGGGGACCAGGCCGCGAGCGCGGGGAGACCCCGCCGCCGACGCCCCGCGCGCTGCCCACCGTGTCCCCCGCCGAGCCGCCCCCCTCCCAGCCCATCCGCTTCTCCCCCAAGACGCTCGACGTCCCCGCCTCCCTGCTGCCCCCGGAGGCCCCCGGCCCACCCGCCCCTGCACCCCTGCTGCTGGAGCTGGGGGTCCCTGTGGGCCAGCTGTCCGCCAAGAGCCCCCGGCGGCACGACGAGGAGAGGCGTGGTGAGTAGCCCCCAAGCAGGCCTgattgcggggtggggggaacccgCAGGGCGGTGAGGCTGGGGGCTGCCTGGAGGGAACTGAGTTCTAAGTTCAGCCACCCAGTTGCAGGGATGGGGTGCGGCGGGCCGGGCGGGTTGTGAGATAAAAGGAATGATCgtctggaggggaggagagctCCGCCTACTGGTTGCTCACTTGCTCCAGGTTCTGTTCCTCCCGCTGCCCCGCCGCGTAGGGCGATTGTCTCGTTTAACCACCTGCCCACCCTTTGAGCAAGGCGCTCAGGTCATACCCAGGCTCTAGGTGAGGAAGCTCAGGGCACAGAGAGATCAAGGGACTCAAGGCTCCCAGaggtaaatggcagagctgggatccgAGCCCAGGCCAGGCTGTCACAGAGATCTTGTTCTTAACACCGCAGAGGTGGACGTCCTGAGTCAAGCA of Mustela nigripes isolate SB6536 chromosome 1, MUSNIG.SB6536, whole genome shotgun sequence contains these proteins:
- the MAP3K11 gene encoding mitogen-activated protein kinase kinase kinase 11; translated protein: MEPLKNLFLKSPLGSWNGSGGGGGGGGGSGVWPEGSPKTAAYANPVWTALFDYEPNGQDELALRKGDRVEVLSRDAAISGDEGWWAGQVGGQVGIFPSNYVSRGGGPPPCEVASFQELRLEEVIGIGGFGKVYRGSWRGELVAVKAARQDPDEDISVTAESVRQEARLFAMLAHPNIIALKAVCLEEPNLCLVMEYAAGGPLSRALAGRRVPPHVLVNWAVQIARGMHYLHCEALVPVIHRDLKSNNILLLQPIEGDDMDHKTLKITDFGLAREWHKTTQMSAAGTYAWMAPEVIKASTFSKGSDVWSFGVLLWELLTGEVPYRGIDCLAVAYGVAVNKLTLPIPSTCPEPFAQLMADCWAQDPHRRPDFASILQQLEALEAQVLREMPRDSFHSMQEGWKREIQGLFDELRAKEKELLSREEELTRAAREQRSQAEQLRRREHLLAQWELEVFERELTLLLQQVDRERPHVRRRRGTFKRSKLRARDGGERISMPLDFKHRITVQASPGLDRRRNVFEVGAGDSPTFPRFRAIQLEPAEPGQAWGRQSPRRLEDSSNGERRACWAWGPSSPKPGEAQNGRRRSRLDEATWYLDSDDSSSLGSPSTPPMLNGNPQRPSPEPEEPRRTGPVERGSGSGTPKLIQRALLRGTALLASLGLGRDLQTPPPGGPGRERGETPPPTPRALPTVSPAEPPPSQPIRFSPKTLDVPASLLPPEAPGPPAPAPLLLELGVPVGQLSAKSPRRHDEERRGSTVSPPPGISRSAPGTPGTPRSPPLGLISRPRPSPLRSRIDPWSFVSAGPRPSPLSSPQPAPRRAPWTLFPDSDPFWDSPPANPFRGGPQDCRAQTKDIGAQAPWAPEAGP